Proteins co-encoded in one Ruegeria sp. YS9 genomic window:
- a CDS encoding Crp/Fnr family transcriptional regulator, with the protein MTAFPTSGFLAEASDGLREMLSAQATEISLSQGEILFEQGDEGDSLYAILEGTLEVSFLAMSGRKLTLTLMRPGEVFGEIALFDNGPRTATIAAAEKSRVLRVRRNDVMNQIRQQPDLAVDMIRLAGLRMRWMGLQLNEQVFLPMPIRLARKLLHLSSLQDDPAARITLSQSELAEFVGATREAVSKTISIWKRDNMVEASRGGLLIQDFEALRELADSDLI; encoded by the coding sequence ATGACGGCCTTTCCCACCAGCGGCTTCCTTGCCGAAGCTTCCGACGGGCTCAGAGAAATGCTTTCGGCGCAGGCGACCGAAATATCTCTGTCCCAAGGTGAAATACTTTTTGAACAAGGTGACGAGGGCGACTCTCTCTATGCCATTTTGGAAGGCACGTTAGAGGTTTCCTTTCTGGCAATGAGCGGCCGCAAACTGACACTTACCTTGATGCGCCCCGGCGAAGTCTTCGGTGAAATCGCGTTGTTCGACAATGGTCCGCGTACGGCCACCATTGCGGCGGCAGAAAAGTCGCGTGTACTGCGCGTGCGCCGCAACGACGTTATGAACCAGATCAGACAACAGCCAGACCTTGCCGTGGATATGATCCGTCTGGCCGGATTGCGGATGCGATGGATGGGATTGCAATTGAACGAGCAGGTCTTTCTGCCCATGCCTATTCGGCTGGCCCGCAAGCTGCTGCACCTGTCCAGTTTACAGGACGACCCGGCCGCGCGCATCACCCTGTCGCAGAGCGAACTGGCCGAATTTGTCGGTGCCACACGCGAGGCAGTATCCAAAACCATCTCGATCTGGAAACGCGACAACATGGTCGAAGCCTCTCGAGGTGGTTTGCTGATCCAGGACTTTGAAGCCCTGCGAGAATTGGCTGATTCAGATCTTATTTGA
- a CDS encoding inner membrane-spanning protein YciB — translation MTGKKDINPFLKQVLELGPPLAFFFIYLRLRDDSFLIGGIEYSGFIIATIIFVPLMLGAMGILWYLTGKLSRMQIFTAFMVIFFGGLTAWFNDERFFKMKTTLVYGLFALILGIGLMQKKSYLAYVLDEMLPMKHEGWMILTRRLCACFAVLAAANEFVWRTMSTDLWVKIETFGFPIALMAFLMLQFSILQRYMDDPEQK, via the coding sequence ATGACAGGCAAAAAAGACATCAACCCGTTTCTGAAACAGGTTCTGGAACTTGGCCCCCCGCTGGCCTTCTTCTTCATCTACCTGCGCCTGCGCGACGACAGCTTTCTGATCGGCGGCATCGAGTATTCCGGGTTTATCATCGCCACGATAATCTTCGTCCCGCTGATGCTGGGGGCAATGGGTATCCTGTGGTATCTGACCGGCAAACTCAGCCGGATGCAGATCTTCACGGCCTTCATGGTGATTTTCTTCGGCGGCCTCACAGCCTGGTTCAACGACGAGCGGTTCTTCAAGATGAAAACCACGCTTGTCTATGGGCTGTTTGCCCTGATCCTCGGCATTGGTCTGATGCAAAAGAAATCCTATCTGGCCTATGTTCTGGACGAAATGCTGCCGATGAAACACGAAGGCTGGATGATACTCACGCGCCGTCTGTGTGCTTGTTTCGCCGTTCTGGCCGCCGCAAACGAATTCGTCTGGCGCACCATGTCGACGGATCTGTGGGTCAAGATCGAGACCTTCGGCTTTCCCATCGCGCTGATGGCCTTCCTGATGCTTCAGTTCAGCATTCTGCAACGCTATATGGACGATCCCGAGCAGAAATAG
- a CDS encoding EamA family transporter: MSDWLISLEGTETGHQLALALALMAAFLHAVFGALQKGRHDPWLSRGAIDACYCLMAAPFAFFVVPWPEPHMWPIFALVWLIHIAYKTLQAMAYTKGSYTVVYPVVRGTGPLFTVIGAYLLFGETFSAVQWLGVATLLAGIFGLAAYNFRFLETDRDTLGIALTLAIITGLFVALYTTYDAYGIRATADPFTFLAWFFMIDGAAMPIYAFLRWRAMAHRPAPGPLMLRGLAGGIIAPLSFGAIMLATRLDKVGEAAVLRETSTVFAALIGWLVLKETVGPRRIALMALIALGAVIVEMGG; encoded by the coding sequence TTGAGCGACTGGCTGATCTCTCTCGAAGGCACCGAGACCGGACACCAACTGGCATTGGCGCTGGCCTTGATGGCGGCGTTCCTGCACGCGGTCTTCGGTGCATTGCAAAAAGGCAGGCACGACCCGTGGCTGTCCCGCGGCGCGATCGACGCCTGCTATTGCCTTATGGCAGCCCCCTTCGCCTTTTTCGTGGTCCCATGGCCCGAACCTCATATGTGGCCGATCTTCGCACTCGTCTGGCTGATCCACATCGCCTACAAGACCCTGCAAGCCATGGCATACACCAAAGGCTCTTACACCGTCGTCTATCCGGTGGTGCGCGGGACGGGTCCGCTGTTCACCGTCATCGGTGCCTATCTTCTGTTCGGGGAAACATTCTCGGCCGTGCAATGGCTGGGCGTAGCTACGTTGCTGGCCGGGATATTCGGGTTGGCCGCCTACAACTTCAGGTTCCTGGAAACCGACAGGGATACGCTGGGCATCGCGCTGACACTGGCGATCATCACAGGCCTGTTTGTGGCTCTGTACACCACCTATGACGCCTATGGCATTCGCGCCACCGCCGATCCGTTCACCTTTCTGGCCTGGTTCTTCATGATCGACGGCGCGGCCATGCCGATCTACGCATTTCTCAGGTGGCGCGCGATGGCGCACAGACCTGCACCTGGCCCGCTGATGCTGCGCGGCCTCGCCGGCGGTATCATCGCCCCTTTGTCCTTCGGGGCGATCATGCTGGCCACCCGGTTGGACAAGGTCGGTGAAGCAGCCGTTCTGCGCGAAACCTCAACGGTCTTCGCTGCGCTGATCGGCTGGCTTGTGCTAAAGGAAACTGTCGGCCCAAGACGCATTGCCCTGATGGCATTGATTGCACTTGGCGCCGTAATAGTTGAAATGGGCGGGTAA
- the ftsY gene encoding signal recognition particle-docking protein FtsY produces the protein MAFFSKLKDKLFKSSSRLEEGLEAIVEDGGEETAAPDPVIPQPQPDPQPVPEVPEPAPAPQPVEPPAPIPADPTPVAPPPEIPESKGILNRLFNRGAATEMRRTLDDDMLEQLEELLIASDMGVDTALRVTSNMAEGRFGRKLSTTEIKQLLAQEVARVMEPVAKPLPIYPKRPQVVLVVGVNGSGKTTTIGKLASQFKEAGKKVIIAAGDTFRAAAVEQLQVWGDRAGVPVLTAPEGSDPASLAFDALTRAQAEGADLLMIDTAGRLQNRTDLMEELAKIVRVIRKVDDTAPHNTLLVLDATTGQNALSQVETFRNLADVSGLVMTKLDGTAKGGVLVALADKFGLPIHAIGVGEQIDDLAPFDPEEFAAALTGLDKG, from the coding sequence ATGGCGTTTTTCTCAAAGCTAAAGGACAAGCTGTTCAAATCTTCATCTCGTCTTGAAGAAGGGCTGGAAGCCATCGTCGAGGATGGCGGCGAGGAAACGGCGGCGCCGGACCCGGTGATCCCCCAGCCGCAGCCCGATCCGCAACCCGTTCCAGAAGTGCCAGAGCCTGCCCCGGCCCCGCAACCGGTTGAACCGCCGGCACCGATCCCGGCTGACCCCACGCCTGTCGCTCCACCGCCGGAAATACCGGAATCCAAGGGTATCCTGAACCGCCTGTTCAATCGAGGCGCCGCCACGGAAATGCGCCGCACCCTGGACGATGACATGCTGGAACAGCTCGAAGAGCTGCTGATCGCCTCGGACATGGGCGTCGACACGGCCTTGCGGGTCACGTCTAACATGGCTGAGGGCCGCTTTGGCCGCAAACTGTCGACCACAGAGATCAAGCAACTTCTGGCCCAGGAAGTCGCCCGCGTGATGGAGCCTGTGGCCAAGCCTCTGCCGATCTATCCCAAACGGCCACAAGTGGTGCTGGTCGTCGGCGTCAACGGCTCGGGCAAGACCACGACAATTGGAAAACTGGCCAGCCAGTTCAAAGAGGCCGGCAAAAAGGTCATCATCGCCGCCGGCGACACCTTCCGCGCTGCGGCCGTGGAACAGTTGCAGGTCTGGGGCGATCGCGCCGGAGTTCCGGTTCTGACCGCACCAGAAGGCTCGGACCCTGCCAGCCTCGCCTTTGACGCGCTGACCCGTGCACAGGCAGAAGGCGCCGATCTGCTGATGATAGATACGGCAGGCCGCCTGCAAAACCGCACCGACCTGATGGAGGAACTGGCCAAAATCGTCCGCGTCATCCGCAAGGTTGATGACACCGCTCCACACAATACCTTGCTCGTACTCGACGCCACCACCGGACAGAACGCACTGAGCCAGGTGGAAACGTTCCGCAATCTGGCGGACGTTTCCGGTCTGGTCATGACCAAGCTGGACGGCACGGCCAAGGGCGGTGTTCTTGTTGCCCTGGCAGACAAATTCGGGTTGCCCATCCACGCGATCGGAGTCGGCGAACAGATCGACGACCTTGCCCCTTTCGACCCCGAAGAATTCGCCGCCGCCCTCACCGGTCTCGACAAAGGCTGA
- a CDS encoding lysoplasmalogenase, protein MTTILFWIALGSALGYLPLTSRPAGSLRTVLKTASVVLLAVIAVLHGGPWLLVLALALCASGDAMLSRETDATFMAGIAAFAAGHLAYIALFLSHPTSSVALIWNAPAIVWSLIILGIIMATLLAPRAGDLKGPVLAYIPIILGMGITVLALPDAGPLQWALPAAMAFIASDLILATEKFLLPPNHPALKVTPYLVWPLYWGAQLGFVLAFV, encoded by the coding sequence ATGACAACCATACTGTTCTGGATCGCCCTTGGCAGTGCCCTTGGTTATCTGCCGCTGACCTCCCGACCTGCCGGATCTTTGCGCACCGTGCTGAAAACCGCTTCGGTCGTCCTGTTGGCGGTCATAGCCGTCTTGCACGGTGGGCCTTGGTTGTTGGTTCTTGCGCTCGCTCTGTGTGCGTCCGGCGACGCTATGCTGTCACGCGAAACAGATGCCACGTTCATGGCGGGCATCGCCGCTTTTGCCGCCGGGCATCTGGCCTATATCGCTCTGTTCCTGTCTCATCCGACAAGTTCCGTTGCGCTGATTTGGAACGCACCAGCGATTGTATGGTCCTTGATCATTCTTGGCATCATCATGGCCACACTGCTTGCGCCCCGCGCCGGAGACCTGAAGGGGCCCGTTCTGGCCTATATCCCGATCATTCTCGGAATGGGGATCACTGTGCTGGCACTGCCGGATGCCGGCCCGCTTCAGTGGGCCTTGCCCGCCGCCATGGCCTTCATCGCGTCAGATCTGATCCTCGCAACCGAGAAATTCCTGCTGCCACCGAACCACCCTGCCCTCAAGGTAACGCCTTATCTGGTGTGGCCCCTTTACTGGGGTGCTCAGCTTGGCTTTGTCCTTGCGTTTGTGTGA